Genomic DNA from uncultured Fibrobacter sp.:
GTCATCGTGTTCGCGACGCCGATTTACTATTACGAAATGAGCGGCCAGCTCAAGACGATGCTCGACCGTGCGAATTCCCTCTATTCCAGCGATTACAAGTTCCGCGAGATTTACCTGCTCACGTCTGCCGCCGACACCGACGCGAAGGCCATGAACATCGCGAAGTGCGGCATTGGCGGGTGGATTGCCTGTTTCGACGGCGTGAAGCTCAAGGGCGCCCTCTGCGCCACGGGTGCCGAAAGCGCCGGCGATGTCAAGAAGAATTCCGCGCTCCTGAAAAAAGCGTTCGCCATGGGAAAGAAAGTTTAACAACAAGGAGATAAATCATGAAATCCAAATTCTTTAAAGCGGCGCTTGCCGTGGTTTCCGCATGCACCCTGATGGCATGCTGCCCCGAAAAAGAAAACAATGCTGCCGCGCAAGGTGCCGCCACGCCGGCCGCGCAGTCCGCAACAGAAACAGCCTCCGCAGCACAACAGACAAAGGACGAAAATATGAACAAGCTTACGCTCACCGCCGAATGGGACAAGGTTTTCCCCAAGAGCGACAAGGTCGAACATTCCAAGGTCACTTTCAAGAACCATTTTGGCATTGAACTCGCCGCCGACATGTTCGTGCCCAAGGACACGAGCCTCAAGGTGAACGGCAAGTTCCCCGCGATCGCGGTCTCGGGCCCGTTCGGTGC
This window encodes:
- a CDS encoding flavodoxin family protein — protein: MKKVLVLSSSLRKGSNSETLAQEFAKGAAEAGNKVEFESLRGKKIGFCMGCLACQKKGKCVIKDDAPAITKKMESADVIVFATPIYYYEMSGQLKTMLDRANSLYSSDYKFREIYLLTSAADTDAKAMNIAKCGIGGWIACFDGVKLKGALCATGAESAGDVKKNSALLKKAFAMGKKV